A region of Reichenbachiella carrageenanivorans DNA encodes the following proteins:
- a CDS encoding NAD kinase → MRIALHGRKFSKESFPYVKTIANKLLENGHEIFITDVCARENKSEAKAYLASYRQVNILANLDSIDFFFSLGGDGTLLETVSIVGAHEIPILGINLGTMGFLATTAKSDISTALDLLFDGQYELENRTLLHLNSNSELFDAQNFALNEVAILKRDTSSMIIVRCYIDGAFVNTYWADGLMVSTPTGSTGYSLSCGGPLVLSQSDSFIITPVSPHNLNVRPLVVSDKSEISFEIEGKGRSFLVSLDSRSHTVNSTVKISLTKANFTAKLVNLSGSNFFDTLRNKLNWGQDVRN, encoded by the coding sequence ATGAGAATCGCGCTGCATGGAAGAAAGTTCTCCAAAGAGTCCTTTCCATATGTCAAAACCATCGCAAATAAATTACTCGAAAACGGACATGAAATATTCATAACCGATGTCTGTGCACGAGAAAATAAATCAGAAGCCAAAGCTTACTTAGCGTCCTATCGCCAAGTCAATATTCTAGCTAATCTCGACTCCATCGACTTCTTCTTTAGCTTGGGTGGAGACGGTACGCTCTTAGAAACAGTCTCTATCGTAGGTGCTCATGAAATTCCTATCTTAGGAATCAACCTAGGCACAATGGGATTCTTGGCAACCACTGCAAAGAGCGATATCAGCACAGCACTAGACCTACTTTTTGACGGGCAATACGAACTAGAAAACAGAACACTACTCCACCTCAATAGTAACAGTGAACTTTTTGACGCACAAAATTTTGCATTGAATGAAGTGGCTATACTTAAGCGAGATACTTCTTCTATGATCATAGTAAGGTGCTATATAGACGGCGCCTTTGTTAATACCTATTGGGCAGATGGACTCATGGTCTCCACCCCCACAGGGTCTACTGGATACTCACTGAGCTGTGGAGGGCCTTTGGTCCTCTCGCAGTCAGATAGTTTTATCATTACTCCAGTCAGCCCACATAATTTAAATGTGCGTCCACTAGTCGTCTCAGACAAAAGCGAAATCTCCTTCGAAATAGAAGGAAAAGGCCGTTCTTTCTTAGTCTCGCTCGATTCAAGATCACATACCGTCAATAGCACAGTGAAAATATCTTTAACAAAAGCCAATTTTACCGCCAAATTAGTAAACCTTTCAGGTTCAAATTTCTTTGATACCCTTAGGAATAAGCTAAATTGGGGGCAAGACGTTAGGAATTAG